The following DNA comes from Quercus robur chromosome 1, dhQueRobu3.1, whole genome shotgun sequence.
CAAGATGCTGAGTGATAGTCCTATTGTGGAGTCTATGAGATCTGGTCTGTAGAATGGCCATGGGCTCAGGAGTGAGGATACCTTGGGAATTGATTGATGGTAACAGAGGAATGGCGACATTGCACTGCCCCAACTTAGCTTTTAAACAAGACACATGAAACACAGGGTGTATGGCAGAACCCGCAAGAAGATCCAACCTATAAGCTACCTCCCCAATCTTCTTAAGAACCTAAAAAGGACCAAAGAAACAGGGGgaaagcttgtgagaggctcgAGAAGTCACTGATTGCTACTTGTATGGTTGTAACCTGAGGTATACCCAATCACCAACATTGAATACCCTTTCAGTCCTATGAAGATCACATTGCTGCTTCATCCGAGCCTGTGCAGTGACCAAATTCTGTCTCAGCAAGGCAAGAATCTACTTTCTAGATTACAAAAGAGAGTCCACAGCTGCAACCTGAGTTGTACCCGGTATATAATCCATCAACCGAGGAGGAGGAAAACCATACACAGCCTCATATGGGGTGAATTTGGTAGCTGAATGATAATTGGTGTTAAACTAATATTCAGCTAAGTACAGCCACTCAGACCACTTAGTAGGCCTATCTGCAGAAAAGGACCTTAAGTACTGCTCCATTCACTTATTCACCACCTCAATTTGCCCATCAGTCTGGGGGTGGTATGCTGAAGACATAGCCAACTGCATCCCTTGGAGCTTAAATAGCCCAAAATTTGGCCGTAAACATTGGATCTCTATCAGAAACAATAAAAGTAGGCATGCCATGTAATTTTAAGACATTCTGAGCAAACAAAGCAGCCACTTTAGCAGCAGAATAAGGGTGAGATAAACCAATGAAATGTACATATTTGGTGAGTCTATCAGCAACTACCATAATTGTATCTAGCCTTTGGGAAGGAGGTAAACCACTGATAAAGTCCATACTAACAGCAGACCATGGCTTATCAGGAATTGGCAGAGGTTGAAGCAATCCAGCAAGACTACAAGTCTCATGTTTCATCTGTTGACACACTGCACACTCCTTAATGTATTGCTTCAGGTCAGACTTCATCCCTACCTGCAAGAAATCCTGTTTCAGTCTATGGAAGGATTTAAGGAAACCAAAATGGCCTCCTAGAGGGCTGTAATGAACTTGGTGAAGAATTTTAGGCTTCAAACTGCAAGTTGGACCCAAAAATAGACCCTGCCTTTATATAAAATCAACGCATTATGTAAAGAAAAGAATTTGGGCCCTGAAAAACCAGATTGTAATTGGTGTAGCAACTGTTGTACCTCAGCAGAATGTTGATAGCTAGCTTTAAGTTCCTCGATCCAAGAAGGACATGGAAATGAGATTAAAACAAAGATGCAGGACCAGCTGGATAAGCTGAAGATGAATCCTCAGAAACAGATTCTTCCCTTCTAGACAAGGCATCAGCTAACTTGTTCTCACACCCCTGTTTATACTCCACCACAAACAAGTAACCCAATAACTTGGCCAGCCACTTCTGCTGAGCAGGAGTGGCAATTCTCTGCTCCAAAATATACTTTACACTCTATTGATCAGTCTTTATAATGAAGGGTCTGCCCAAGAGGTAAGGCCTCCATTTATGCACTGCCGTAACCAATGCTAATAGCTCTTTCTCATAAGTAGATAGCTGTAAAGCTCTTCCCTTGAGAAGTTGACTATGATAAGCAATTGGTCTGTGGTTTTGCATCAAAACAGCCCCTAAACCATAGCCTGATGCATCACATTCAATGGTGAAAGGAAGATTAAATCAGCCAGAGCCAAAACAGGTGGTTGACTAACAGCAGCCTTGAGTTGTTGGAAGGCTTCCTCAGCATGGACAAACCAAATAAAAGCATTCTTTTTAAGTAAGGCAATAAGGGGAGCAGCAATATGACCATAATTCTGTATAAATTTCCTGTAATAGCCAGTCAAAACCAAAAATCCCTTCAATGCCTTAATAGAAGTAGGAGTTGGCCAAGCCATCATTGTTGCAATCTTCTTAGGATCAGCACTAACTCCCTAACCTGAAATGATGTGCCCAAGATATTCCACCTTTGTACAGCCAAAGACACACTTGCTTCTCTTAGTATATAATTGATGATGCAACAATAGCTCCAATACAGTCCTAAGATGAGAAATATGAAGTTCCATTGTAGGACTGAAAACCAAGATGTCATCAAAGAAGACTAGCACAAATTTCCTCAAATAAGGCCTGAAAACATCATTCATCAAGTACTGGAAAGTAGATGGGGCATTAGTCAAACCAAATGGCATAACTAAAAACTCATAGTGACCATCCTGTGTCCTAAAAGCAGTCTTTGGAATATCCTCTTCCTTCATACGAATCTGATGGTAACCAGATCTTAAATCAAGTTTAGAAAAAATGGTGGAACCAACTAGCTCATCCAATAACTCATCAACTACTGGTATAGGGAACTTGTCCTTAATTGTAGCCTGGTTCAAAGCTCTATAGTCAATGCACATTCTCCAAGAGCCATCTGCCTTCCGCCTTCCTTACCAACAAAACTAGAGAAGAGAAAGGGCTTTGGCTAGGCCTGATAGAACTAGCAACCAACAAATCAATGACTATCTTCTCAATCTCAGTTTTTTGGAAATGGGGATATCTATAAGGCCTTTGACAGATTGGGTCAGTCCTTTCTTTTAAGAGAATTTGGCACTCATGACCTCTACAAGGAGGCAAACTAGATGGTGTATCAAACACTGAAGCAAACTCATTCAATAGTTTCTCAATCAAAGTATCACATTGTTGCTGAGGTGAAGTAGTACTAGAACCCAGTGACACAATTTGGAGACAAATACCCTTCTTGACAAGTCTTTTAAAGAAATGATCACTCTTTTGAAGAGTTAAATCAGTGGGGTGCATGCCAAACAATGTAACAGATTTACCAAAATGCTGAAATTGCATAGACATAGTTAAGAAGTCCCACTGAATCAGACCCAAAGTTCTAAGCCATTGGGTTCCAAGAACCAACTCACAATCACCTAGTGGTAAAACATTCAAATCCACTATAAAATTGTAACCTTGCATGACAACCTTAACATCTAAATAAGCACCCTTGGTCATAATGGTATCACCATTAGCCACTTTAACCTCAAAGGAGACAGGAGGATCAACTGGCAAGTGTAACCTAGAGAGTATGGCAGCatctaaaaaattatgagtGCTTCCAGTGTCAATTAAAATAACAATCCAGTGACCATTAATTCTACCCTTAATTCTCATTTTACTTGGGGAGGGGCTTCCTAAGAGAGCATAAAGCGTAATATTTTCTTCAAACCTTTTAGGTTCAGACTCATCAACTCTAGAATGTAACAAGTGCATGTCAGAATCATGGGACAGGGGCACATCAGAGGCATCAAGCTCTACTAATTCTACATTAGAACTGGTCCATTGAAATGGATAAAGCCCTTCTAATAAAAAGAGTTTAGCAGACTTACAATGATGCTCAGCCTGAAACTTCTCATCACAATTAAAGCAAGGGCCTTCCTTCCTTCTCTCTTCCATTTGTGCACGAGACAACCTCTGTAGTGGAAGCTTAAACTTTGAGTCCATCTTAACATCAGGTCTTGGTCCAAGAATTGAAGGCTTGGAGGACTCTAGTGAAAAAGATTTCTAAAACTTCCTACTGCTCATCAAGTACTCCTCCTGAATCTTTGCCAACCCAAAAGCTTCATTTCGATTCTTTGGCTTAAGCATTTTCACAGGCAATCTCACCTCATCTTTAAGACCACTAAGAAAACAACTCAACTTGTGGCTATCAGACTAGACCCTAATTCTATTTGATAAAGCTTCAAATTGTCCCTTATAAACCACAACACTAGTAGTCTACCTCAATCGTGTAAGGGATTCCATTGGGTCTTCATATGCTAAGTTTCCAAATCTTGTCAACAATGAATCCACAAAACCCTCCCAAGTGGCAAACATCCCTGTTTCATCACTATCTTGAAACCACACCAAAGCATCACCATCCATGTGGAAAGAAGCCATTAACAACCTCTCTTTGAATGGGGTCTAGTAGAAATCAAAGTACTGGTGGGCCTTGTATACCCAAGATGCTGGATCCTCCTCTCTAAGTCGTAGAAAATCCAGTTTCATGCTCTTTGAGAGGTTTGAGTGTGGTAACATAACAGCTCGTGACATTTGGGAATTGGGGGATCGAGACAGGGATTTAGGAGGTATAGGTTGTTGTTGTCTCTTTTCTTAGGCCTCAATGAGTTTTTGCTGAGCAATACTGATGGCGTTCAACTGCTGTGTATGAGCATTCAATTGTTGGGAAATTCTTGCAAAGAATGGGCATGGTGGTCAGTATTAACTTTGAGATTAGAGATAGATTCATTGATGTAGGATGAAGAACGGGTTTCAGTCATGGTGCAGGAAAGAGGGCTCCGATACCAAATGTTAAATGTTTGGTTGatcagaaaatcaaagaaagaaaaggaaatgagTAAATGGATGAATCGGAAAAGAATTGAGGGTGGGAAGTGTGGGTTGTTTCTTCGAGGGTAACTGCCtccagagaaagagagattaaGAAAGCTCAGAGAGGAGAAAGTTTGGTTAATTCCTTTTGATGCCCTTTATTATTCAATCCTGTAGCTTATATACAACACCTATCAGCCACACCTCACCTAACTGACTCAACAACCTCACTAACTAACTAATTGCTTTATTAACTAACTCCCACATTACTAATGCTAATACAATACTAATGCAATACATCATACAGTGATCATACAATGCATATAGTGTTGATACAATGAGTACAGCTAGCTAGTATCTTAACATACTCATCCTAAGGCAAATTAGGGTTCCAACATGTTTTTAGTAAAAACAATAGATTGTTATGCACAAGATAACATATTcaaagactaaaaacaaaaaagaatataaagaaaacaagaatCGAGTAGAAGAGTGTGGATCATGGGAAAGATTCACATCTCCTCCTCATATCACTTAATAATGATGTTATTTTGACCGGCCCGTTGGCTAAAATCAACTACTGCAGCCTTGTGTGGGAGGATGAGTCAAACAATTCTATTAGGGTGGTTGAATAACCCCAGAAAAGGTGTGCTAGTAAGCTTGGACCAACGATAAGTTTGAACACAAGTGAGCAAGAGATTATCTTCTAACCAAATATGGCTGAAAATCAACCTAATCCTTAGCCTTTTCTGTCCTCTTAGCCTAAAACTCTCAGTTTAGATATTCTGAAATGATTTTAACATAGTGTCTGAACCTTTGGTTGATAAAGGTGGGGGTATTCTTAAGGGAAATGAGGATCTAGGGTTTGATGGGACGTTTAGGCAGCCAAATGAACATGTTGGTTGCCCTAGAATCTCgccaaaatgaaaattcaatgaTTTTTGGCTTTCTATCTAGAAGGTGTGAACGTCATAGATTGGGCGCATATGCATCATATTCCTGATGTATGCACCTTTTGAAAGCCTTAGCCAAATTATGTCAAAAATGGGCTTTTAGGCTTGgttttttgttcatatttggGCTTGGACTTGCGCTCTATTAGGCCACTTTTAAGGTTTGTATCCTCATTGGACACCACACACGATGCCGATCATTTTGTTAGCGAAAGATTGTCTCATCGTTGGGACCAGAGGATTCGAGTATAGGTTAAAATGAAATGGGGTGTTTACAGTTGCCCCTCTTTTGGTGTTGCTGTGCACGGCGATGTCAAAAGACTATATAGATGATCCAGTAGTTCCGACCGATACCCGCGCCCCACCCTTGAACACTTCTCTCAAACAAAACATACAATGAGGGAGCTAATTAAACGACATGGTCGTGTCGCTCGTCAACCTCTAGGGACAAGTTCCCCAAAGAAGGTGGTCTCAAAGTCCTGGGCTTCAAGACCAAGGCTGATTGTCTTCTACTGAAATAACAACCAAATGCAAACAGGGCCAGCAAGATGCTTGAGAGAAAATTGTATATTTAGAGTTGACTTGCTCTtgtaacaacccaaggaaaagcgctagccacatcttaccgggccggctctaataccatatgtaacgatcCAAGGAAAAACGGCCACATCTGCACTAtatctcaaaaggactagtcacaattgaggctccttgtaattgttaataaagtccAGTATATGCCTGATGTGTGACTTATCACACACTCATACACatcacataatcaatcaaattggggcatcacaatccatatgtaacaactcaaggaaaagcgctagccacatctgcgctataccctAGAATGCACGGACGCGGCTGGGAGGGCGCCGCACCAGAGTCCGACGCGGCGCGACGCGGGACGCGGCGTCCGACGCGGTAGACCGCGCGTCGGTGCCGcgtctgcttttttttttttttttttttctcagattcGCGCCGACTCGGCTCGATTCGCGCCGATGCGGCTCGATTCGGGCCGAATCGGCTTCGATTCGCGCCGAACCGGCCTGTTTCTGCCGATTTCGGCCTGTTTCGGCCATATCGGTACATATCGGCCGGCGACCGATACGGCCGATACGGCCGAAACAGGCCGAAATCGGCCGAAACAGGCCGAAATCGGCCTTGAAACTCGCCGGAGAGGCCGAATTTCAGACCTCAGGTGCGTTTCTTgccttattcttcttttttttttgtgaatcaagtatattaatgtgttttttaagaatattttaatagtaaaaatatataaaaaatataaataaaaatatttttaatcattttttattcgccgagtcccgccgcacccgcaccctattttttcaaaaattgccgagtcccgcacccgcacccgcacccgcacccgcacccgagtctcgaaacgcacccgtgcttcataggctataccttaaaaggactagtcacaattaaggCTCCTTGTAATTGTTGATAAAGCCTAGTTCAACCCAGTATATGTCCGATATAGGACTCATCacacatccacacacatcacataatcaatcaaattaaggcatcacaatctccccctacttaaatccctaacgtcctcatTTGAGCCCAATTTGTGGTGTAGTGTCTCTGATCCCACACAAGATTACCAAGCCGActttgataccatatgtaacaacccaaggaaaagcgctataccttaaaaggaccagtcacaattgaggctccttgtaattgttaataaagtccAGTTCAACTTATTATATGTCTGATGTGgaactcatcacacacccacacacatcacacaatcaatcaaattggagcATTATAGCTCTAAAGTAGAATCAATGAGATTGATGACAACATAGACTTGAAAAGATATTTTCTGTAGGAGTCATTAGATCAGTGGGATCGCATGATAAATAgtgcataaaaaaaatggaattgaTTGGATAATGATATGATGCATAAAGCACACGGATGCATGGACAAAATGCATGAGATGTAGACCACGAGACGCAGAGGAAAACTGAGCCAGTTGTCGTATGTAATGTAGAGATTTATTGAGTGCGTTCTTGTGATGATGAGAGACTTCCCTTCTGAAAGGGAGTTTGCTAACAGACTAAGGATGCATGAAGCATGTAAGCAAATGTGACAAGCATTAACACGAGATTTAAGATATCTGTAAAGCCGACAAAAGACAACGATGCATGAAATGCAGGGGCACATACGAGGGATGTGAGAAATGGTACATGTGAAAGAGAATGCATGAGAAAAATATTAGAAGCATGTATGAGAGATGTACATGTAGCATGCATGGGAGAGCTAAAGGTTTATgaaaaccttttattttttgattgaaaACATGGGAGTTTTTTGTTCTGGAAGATTGGgttgaaacttttctttttgagaataaacataggaaaaaaaaaaaaaaaactttttttttaaaagaaaaaggattttgATCCCCAATGAAGCGGAAATAATCAAAAATTCTAGGTTTGATCCCCAATGAAGTCATGAAAAGTGTACGAGCAAGTTAAATTTTAGAAAGTATTTTGGGAAGATCTCTAAACCTCAACAAGAgtatatttaaatatcattttttataagGATTCTAAAAATGGtgtttttgtgcttgaatcGAGAGTGAAGAGCAAGGATTAAAATGAGCAACAAAGATAGAGGAATTTTGTGGAAAACCCCATGAATGAGGGGTGAAAAACCACAGTGGGATTAAGGATTTCATCTCTTTATCCCTGCAAAGATATTGTATTCCATTTTAGAAACCGAAATTACATTCTTTCTGTTGCACATCTAGTGTTTTTTgtattcatctttctctttctatCATTTTCTACCTCATTGTTCTGTTTTTTGTGATACCTAGGATGCTTAGTATACTTTTCCCTTTTATAGTACGAGGTTGTTTTCTGGTATACAAGGATAGCTGGTGAATTCCTATTAGTACTTTCAAACCCTAAGGGTAGCTAGCCTGCAGTACTTATTTTCTTGCTAATGGAGTGAGAAAAATCTGTTGCATGGAGTGTGCTGGGAGGACAACGTTGGGTggtatgaagagagagagagagagagagagagaagattgtGAGCCTTGTCACTTGCTTTGTCCTAAGAGGGAGCTACAATTGTCCTGCTATGCTGTCCAAGCAATGTTCTACCCATGAGGAGGCTGATGCAACACCAAACTAGGCAAAGATCAGTACCTCTCTCATGTTAGTGCTCGGTGACCAGTATAGTGTATCAGGCTGTGTCCTCTTTCCTTTCAGATCCTTACAGCTATGGAGTTCACGCTGTTGAAATGCTAAAGGCATAGCTCTCCTCACCCAAACTCACTGCTTCCGTAGCTCGATGGCACTCACGTGTAAGGCTAGGATGTAATCTTCACAAACAAACCTTTACACTTATCGTTCTAGGCTTGGTGACTGTACATGGCTTAAAAGAGATTTGATTAATTAAGAGAtatttaattaacttttatgttaccatttaaattcaaatcaaaCATATTAACTACAATAAAGCTTACTTAAATACCTTTCTTATGTTTGAATAGTTAACCAATTTCCAAAAGGGATTGGATATCAATTGAC
Coding sequences within:
- the LOC126691497 gene encoding uncharacterized protein LOC126691497, which translates into the protein MDSKFKLPLQRLSRAQMEERRKEGPCFNCDEKFQAEHHCKSAKLFLLEGLYPFQWTSSNVELVELDASDVPLSHDSDMHLLHSRVDESEPKRFEENITLYALLGSPSPSKMRIKGRINGHWIVILIDTGSTHNFLDAAILSRLHLPVDPPVSFEVKVANGDTIMTKGAYLDVKVVMQGYNFIVDLNVLPLGDCELVLGTQWLRTLGLIQWDFLTMSMQFQHFGKSVTLFGMHPTDLTLQKSDHFFKRLVKKGICLQIVSLGSSTTSPQQQCDTLIEKLLNEFASVFDTPSSLPPCRGHECQILLKERTDPICQRPYRYPHFQKTEIEKIVIDLLVASSIRPSQSPFSSLVLLVRKAEGRWLLENVH